One window of the Alphaproteobacteria bacterium genome contains the following:
- the gcvPB gene encoding aminomethyl-transferring glycine dehydrogenase subunit GcvPB, with protein MSGHSKDLSRPAPASPAGGIDTVHGHQALRLEEPLLFEIDNPGAVGVDLPAPNEAENRLGGLERVAPVGLPSASEPEIVRHFTRLSQKNYAIDMGTYPLGSCTMKHNPRLNEKMVRLPGFANLHPMQPVATTQGALELIDNLAHWLKALTGMPAVAMSPAAGAHGELCGVMAIRAALDDREGGPTARRRILVPDSAHGTNPATAAVCGFAVDAIPSDTRGRVDVKAFADKLDDDVAGIMITNPNTCGLFENDMIEIAALVHDAGGYFYCDGANFNAIVGRVRPGDLGIDCMHINLHKTFSTPHGGGGPGAGPVVLSDALAPFAPTPWVVHGDDGFSLVEHGADAGAAKPFGRLKGFHGQMGMFVRAYAYMLSHGRDGLRQVANDAVLNANYVMAQLSDVMTAAFEGPCMHECLFDDRFLKDSGVTTLDFAKAMIDEGYHPMTMYFPLVVHGAMLIEPTETESKRELDDFIAVVRSLVAKVKSGNSDAFAAAPRLTPRRRLDETAAARSPVLRWSPEMPAAEAAE; from the coding sequence ATGAGCGGACATTCGAAGGATCTGAGTCGGCCGGCGCCCGCGTCACCGGCGGGCGGGATCGACACGGTGCACGGCCATCAGGCGCTGCGCCTGGAAGAGCCGTTGCTGTTCGAGATCGACAACCCGGGCGCGGTCGGCGTTGATCTGCCGGCGCCGAACGAGGCGGAGAACCGGCTGGGCGGGCTCGAACGCGTCGCGCCGGTTGGATTGCCGAGCGCCAGCGAGCCGGAGATCGTCCGGCACTTCACCCGCCTGTCCCAGAAGAACTACGCGATCGACATGGGCACCTACCCGCTCGGCTCGTGCACGATGAAGCACAATCCACGGCTTAACGAGAAAATGGTCCGCCTGCCTGGCTTCGCGAACCTGCACCCGATGCAGCCCGTGGCGACCACCCAGGGTGCGCTCGAACTGATCGACAATCTGGCCCACTGGCTCAAGGCGCTGACCGGGATGCCGGCGGTGGCGATGTCGCCGGCGGCGGGCGCCCATGGTGAACTCTGCGGCGTGATGGCCATTCGTGCCGCGCTCGACGACCGGGAAGGCGGGCCGACGGCCCGGCGGCGCATCCTCGTCCCGGATTCCGCCCATGGCACGAACCCCGCGACCGCGGCGGTTTGCGGCTTCGCCGTCGATGCCATCCCGTCGGATACGCGCGGCCGGGTCGACGTGAAGGCGTTTGCCGACAAGCTCGACGACGACGTCGCCGGGATCATGATCACCAATCCCAACACCTGCGGACTGTTCGAGAACGACATGATCGAGATCGCGGCGTTGGTCCACGATGCGGGCGGCTATTTCTATTGTGACGGTGCGAATTTCAACGCCATCGTCGGCCGCGTGCGGCCGGGCGACCTTGGCATCGATTGCATGCATATCAACCTGCACAAGACCTTCTCGACACCCCATGGGGGCGGCGGCCCGGGCGCGGGACCGGTGGTGCTGTCGGATGCGCTGGCGCCGTTCGCCCCCACGCCGTGGGTCGTGCATGGCGATGACGGGTTCTCGCTGGTGGAGCATGGCGCGGACGCAGGTGCGGCAAAGCCGTTCGGTCGCCTCAAGGGATTTCACGGCCAGATGGGCATGTTCGTACGCGCCTATGCCTACATGCTCAGCCACGGCCGCGACGGATTGCGCCAGGTCGCCAATGACGCGGTACTCAATGCCAACTACGTCATGGCCCAACTGTCGGACGTCATGACCGCCGCGTTCGAAGGCCCGTGCATGCATGAATGTCTGTTCGACGATCGCTTCCTGAAGGATTCGGGTGTCACGACGCTGGATTTCGCCAAGGCGATGATTGACGAGGGTTATCACCCGATGACCATGTACTTCCCGCTGGTGGTGCACGGCGCAATGCTGATCGAACCGACCGAGACCGAATCCAAACGCGAACTCGACGATTTCATCGCGGTGGTCAGGTCTCTGGTTGCGAAGGTGAAATCTGGAAACAGCGACGCGTTCGCGGCCGCCCCGCGACTCACCCCGCGTCGGCGCCTCGACGAGACGGCCGCGGCGCGTAGCCCGGTCCTGCGCTGGTCACCGGAGATGCCGGCGGCGGAAGCGGCAGAGTAG
- the gcvPA gene encoding aminomethyl-transferring glycine dehydrogenase subunit GcvPA, whose product MRYLPLTDNDRADMLSAIGVGSVDDLFVDVPDAARFDGDFDLSDHMAEYQVEAKIAALAGRNISTADVPSFLGAGAYRHHIPATVDHLVQRGEFLTSYTPYQPEISQGTLQALFEFQTMVALITGMDVANASMYDGATACAEAVLMAQRITRRNKAIVSGGVHPHYREVTETQSRYLDIEIDACAPDLDGREDLAGEIGEDTACVVVQNPGVFGHVRDFGPLAEACHAAGALLVVVVTEAVSLGAIRSPGEMGADIVVAEGQSLGNAQGFGGPYVGLFAAREKYVRQMPGRLAGETVDEEGRRGWVLTLSTREQHIRREKATSNICTNSGLCALAFTIHLALLGEDGFRRLAALNHAHAVDLASRLEAVAGVEVLSDTFFNEFAVRLSGSARDAVDALAARNILAGVPAARLFGGDAGLDDILLVAVSELTRPEDMDALCAGLAEVLA is encoded by the coding sequence ATGCGATATCTTCCGCTCACGGACAATGACCGGGCCGACATGCTGTCGGCGATCGGGGTCGGGTCGGTCGACGATCTGTTCGTCGATGTGCCCGACGCCGCGCGGTTCGATGGTGACTTCGATCTATCCGATCATATGGCCGAGTATCAGGTGGAAGCGAAGATCGCGGCTTTGGCCGGACGCAATATATCGACTGCGGACGTCCCCAGTTTTCTGGGCGCGGGGGCTTATCGCCACCATATTCCGGCCACGGTGGACCATCTGGTCCAGCGCGGCGAGTTCCTGACGTCCTACACCCCCTACCAGCCGGAGATCTCGCAAGGCACCCTGCAGGCGCTGTTCGAGTTCCAGACGATGGTCGCGCTGATCACCGGCATGGATGTGGCCAACGCCTCGATGTATGACGGCGCGACCGCGTGCGCGGAGGCGGTGCTGATGGCCCAGCGGATCACCCGGCGTAACAAGGCGATCGTCTCGGGCGGCGTGCATCCCCATTATCGCGAGGTGACCGAGACCCAGTCGCGCTACCTGGACATCGAGATCGACGCGTGCGCGCCGGACCTGGACGGGCGGGAAGACCTCGCCGGAGAGATCGGTGAGGATACGGCCTGTGTTGTGGTGCAGAATCCGGGCGTTTTCGGCCATGTCCGCGATTTCGGGCCGCTCGCCGAGGCCTGTCACGCTGCCGGGGCGCTGCTGGTCGTCGTCGTCACCGAGGCGGTCTCATTGGGCGCTATCCGCTCACCGGGCGAGATGGGGGCCGACATTGTTGTCGCCGAGGGCCAGAGCCTGGGCAACGCCCAGGGGTTCGGCGGGCCCTATGTGGGCCTGTTTGCCGCGCGCGAGAAATACGTCCGCCAGATGCCGGGCAGGCTGGCCGGTGAGACGGTGGATGAGGAGGGCCGTCGCGGCTGGGTGCTGACGCTCTCGACCCGCGAGCAGCATATCCGCCGCGAGAAGGCGACGAGCAACATCTGCACGAATTCCGGCCTCTGCGCGCTGGCCTTTACCATCCATCTCGCGCTGCTGGGCGAAGACGGTTTCCGGCGCCTGGCGGCGCTCAACCATGCCCATGCGGTCGACCTGGCGTCGCGGCTGGAGGCCGTCGCCGGGGTGGAGGTTCTGTCGGACACGTTCTTCAACGAGTTCGCGGTCCGCCTGAGCGGTTCCGCGCGTGACGCCGTCGATGCGCTGGCCGCACGGAACATTCTCGCCGGTGTGCCCGCCGCCCGCCTGTTTGGCGGCGATGCCGGGCTCGACGACATTCTGCTGGTCGCCGTGAGCGAGCTCACCCGGCCGGAGGATATGGACGCGTTGTGTGCGGGTCTCGCGGAGGTGCTGGCATGA
- the gcvH gene encoding glycine cleavage system protein GcvH codes for MADRKYSEDHEWVEVEGETGMIGISDYAQEQLGDVVFVELPDVGKMLDRGDEAAVVESVKAAAEVYAPVGGEVIEVNDALNGDPSLVNTDAFGDGWFAKLRLTDPAELDELMDEAAYKTFCEGLD; via the coding sequence ATGGCCGACCGGAAATACAGCGAAGACCATGAATGGGTCGAAGTTGAAGGAGAGACCGGCATGATCGGGATTTCCGACTATGCACAGGAACAGCTCGGCGATGTCGTGTTCGTCGAGTTGCCGGATGTGGGCAAGATGCTCGACCGGGGTGACGAGGCCGCGGTCGTCGAATCCGTGAAGGCTGCGGCCGAGGTCTACGCCCCCGTCGGCGGCGAGGTGATCGAGGTCAACGACGCCCTGAACGGCGACCCGTCGCTGGTCAACACGGATGCGTTCGGCGACGGCTGGTTCGCCAAGCTTCGCCTGACCGACCCGGCCGAACTGGACGAACTGATGGATGAGGCCGCCTACAAGACCTTCTGCGAGGGCCTGGACTGA
- the gcvT gene encoding glycine cleavage system aminomethyltransferase GcvT encodes MASVPDTEVRKTPLYDLHTSLGARMVPFAGYAMPVQYPAGIIAEHNATRGAAGLFDVSHMGQAILRGEDPAASFERLVPGDISGLTTGRMRYTLLLNDAGGIRDDLMVTRIEENGVPALFLVVNAACKDADFAHISAQLASDVELQILGDSALLALQGPKAEAALGELAPECRELVFMQGAEMTVNGAPAYVTRSGYTGEDGFEISLPNDAVAGLAQRLLDHPDVMPVGLGARDSLRLEAGLCLYGHDIDETTSPIEAGLAWAVGKRRRETADFPGAETILRHLNEGPDRKRVGIRPDGRAPVREGAEIRDGGGGQVGVITSGGFGPTIGGPVAMGYVDSAAAVAGTTLNIELRGRTVAAKVADLPFVPANYKRAS; translated from the coding sequence GTGGCGTCAGTGCCTGATACGGAAGTTCGCAAGACCCCCCTGTACGACCTGCATACGTCGCTGGGTGCCCGGATGGTGCCCTTCGCGGGCTATGCCATGCCGGTGCAGTATCCCGCCGGTATCATCGCCGAGCACAACGCCACGCGCGGCGCGGCGGGCCTGTTCGATGTCTCCCATATGGGCCAGGCGATCCTGCGTGGCGAGGACCCCGCGGCGAGTTTCGAGCGGCTGGTGCCGGGCGATATTTCGGGGCTGACGACCGGGCGGATGCGCTACACGCTGTTGCTCAACGATGCGGGCGGCATCCGCGACGACCTGATGGTCACCCGGATCGAGGAGAATGGCGTCCCGGCCCTGTTCCTGGTGGTCAACGCCGCGTGCAAGGATGCGGACTTCGCCCATATCTCGGCACAACTCGCGAGTGACGTCGAACTGCAGATTCTCGGCGACAGCGCGCTGCTCGCGCTGCAGGGCCCGAAGGCCGAAGCGGCGCTCGGCGAACTGGCGCCCGAATGCCGCGAGCTGGTTTTCATGCAAGGCGCGGAGATGACCGTGAATGGCGCACCGGCCTATGTTACACGCTCGGGTTACACGGGCGAGGACGGATTTGAAATTTCGCTGCCGAACGATGCGGTCGCCGGTCTGGCGCAGCGGTTGCTCGATCATCCCGATGTGATGCCTGTCGGGCTCGGCGCACGGGATTCCCTGCGGCTTGAGGCGGGGCTTTGCCTGTACGGCCATGATATCGACGAAACCACGTCGCCGATCGAGGCCGGACTGGCCTGGGCGGTCGGCAAGCGCCGGCGCGAGACCGCGGATTTCCCGGGCGCGGAGACGATCCTGCGACACTTAAACGAGGGTCCTGATCGCAAGCGCGTCGGAATCCGGCCCGACGGCCGCGCGCCGGTGCGCGAGGGCGCGGAGATCCGCGACGGCGGTGGCGGTCAGGTCGGGGTGATCACGAGCGGCGGGTTCGGCCCGACGATCGGCGGCCCTGTGGCGATGGGCTATGTGGATTCTGCCGCTGCCGTGGCCGGCACAACACTGAATATCGAACTGAGAGGCCGGACGGTGGCTGCCAAAGTGGCGGACCTGCCGTTTGTGCCTGCCAACTACAAACGCGCAAGCTGA
- a CDS encoding CDGSH iron-sulfur domain-containing protein produces the protein MADPEIAQKEPIAVDVIPGRKYWWCVCGRSKKQPFCDSAHKGTDFEPVMFESDEAKTIWFCCCKQTGDKPFCDGTHNTL, from the coding sequence ATGGCGGATCCGGAGATCGCACAGAAGGAACCCATCGCCGTGGATGTCATTCCGGGGCGGAAATACTGGTGGTGTGTATGCGGGCGCAGCAAGAAGCAGCCCTTCTGCGACAGCGCCCACAAGGGCACAGACTTCGAGCCGGTAATGTTCGAAAGCGACGAGGCCAAGACCATCTGGTTCTGCTGTTGCAAGCAGACGGGCGACAAGCCGTTCTGCGATGGCACACACAACACGCTTTGA
- the ispH gene encoding 4-hydroxy-3-methylbut-2-enyl diphosphate reductase: MSKSPLTILLAQPRGFCAGVDRAIQIVEQALERYGRPIYVRHEIVHNRFVVENLERQGAVFVDELSEVPDDAKVIFSAHGVPKSVPVEAERRDLFYLDATCPLVSKVHNQAQHQQRSGRHILLIGHAGHPEVIGTMGQLPDGSMTLVETVEDVATLDIPQETPLAYVTQTTLSVDDTAAIVEALRAKFPNIAEPGSEDICYATTNRQEAVKAIAERCDAMIVIGAPNSSNSNRLVEVALRSGCRDAALVERASGMDWDRFDGCNTLGLTAGASAPETLVEEFVEACRARYDVTIEEISVREENVHFNLPRALIA, encoded by the coding sequence ATGTCGAAATCTCCTCTGACGATCCTGCTGGCGCAACCACGCGGCTTCTGCGCGGGTGTCGACCGAGCCATCCAGATCGTCGAACAGGCGCTGGAACGCTATGGCCGGCCGATATATGTCCGCCATGAGATTGTCCACAACCGCTTCGTCGTCGAGAATCTCGAACGCCAGGGTGCCGTCTTCGTGGACGAACTCTCGGAAGTGCCCGATGACGCGAAGGTGATCTTCTCGGCCCACGGCGTGCCCAAATCCGTGCCCGTGGAGGCCGAGCGCCGCGACCTGTTCTACCTCGACGCTACCTGCCCACTGGTCAGCAAGGTGCACAATCAGGCCCAGCACCAGCAACGCTCGGGCCGGCATATCCTGTTGATCGGGCATGCGGGCCATCCCGAAGTGATCGGCACCATGGGGCAATTGCCCGACGGCTCGATGACATTGGTCGAAACGGTCGAGGATGTCGCAACCCTCGACATTCCTCAGGAAACCCCGCTCGCCTATGTGACCCAGACGACATTGTCGGTCGACGACACGGCGGCGATCGTCGAGGCACTGCGTGCGAAGTTCCCGAATATCGCGGAACCCGGTTCCGAAGATATCTGCTACGCGACCACGAACCGCCAGGAGGCGGTGAAGGCCATTGCCGAACGGTGCGACGCCATGATCGTGATCGGCGCGCCGAACTCCTCCAATTCAAACCGCCTCGTCGAGGTGGCGCTACGTTCGGGCTGCCGGGATGCGGCGCTCGTCGAACGCGCGAGCGGCATGGACTGGGACCGTTTCGACGGCTGCAACACCCTCGGCCTGACCGCAGGTGCCTCGGCACCCGAAACCCTCGTGGAGGAATTCGTCGAGGCCTGTCGCGCGCGATATGATGTCACGATCGAGGAAATCTCGGTGCGCGAGGAGAATGTGCATTTCAATCTCCCGCGCGCCCTGATCGCCTAG
- a CDS encoding homoserine kinase has protein sequence MAVYTDVNDEDLVAFLADYEIGEVVSLKGIAEGVENTNYLLQTVAAENAAPQSYILTLYEKRVHREDLPYFLGLMDHLAESGFSCPTPIHGRDGAALRELAGRPAAIVSFLSGIWPKKSTPRHCAELGAALAQMHDAGQSFDGHRANNMSVSGWQTLVGQTRDQADDVIPGLKDMLDAELDDIASNWPSDLPDGVIHADLFPDNVFFLGENLSGFIDFYFACNDALAYDLAICINAWCFEPDNSLNVTKARALLRGYASVRPLTRPEFDALPRLARGSALRFLLTRLYDWINHDTAAFVQPKDPKQFLGRLRFHQQVDGPGAYGVSFEDVCP, from the coding sequence ATGGCCGTCTACACCGACGTGAACGACGAAGACCTGGTCGCCTTTCTGGCCGACTACGAGATCGGCGAGGTCGTCTCGCTGAAGGGCATCGCGGAGGGTGTGGAGAACACCAACTATCTGCTGCAGACCGTGGCGGCGGAGAACGCCGCACCCCAAAGCTATATCCTGACCCTGTATGAAAAGCGGGTGCATCGCGAAGACCTCCCCTATTTCCTGGGCCTGATGGATCATCTGGCGGAGAGCGGTTTTTCATGTCCGACCCCGATCCACGGGCGCGACGGTGCCGCGCTGCGCGAGCTTGCCGGCCGGCCGGCCGCAATTGTCTCGTTCCTCTCCGGCATCTGGCCGAAGAAAAGCACGCCCCGACACTGCGCCGAACTCGGTGCCGCACTGGCGCAAATGCACGACGCCGGACAGAGTTTCGACGGCCATCGCGCCAACAACATGTCTGTTTCGGGATGGCAGACCCTCGTCGGCCAGACCCGCGACCAGGCCGACGATGTTATCCCCGGCCTCAAGGACATGCTCGATGCGGAACTCGACGACATCGCGTCCAACTGGCCAAGCGACCTGCCGGACGGCGTGATTCATGCCGACCTCTTCCCCGACAACGTGTTCTTCCTCGGGGAGAATCTATCGGGCTTCATCGATTTCTATTTCGCCTGCAATGACGCGCTCGCCTATGACCTGGCGATCTGCATCAACGCGTGGTGCTTCGAGCCCGATAACAGCCTGAACGTCACCAAGGCCCGGGCGCTGTTGCGCGGCTATGCCTCCGTCCGGCCCCTCACCCGGCCGGAATTCGACGCCCTTCCCCGGTTGGCGCGCGGCAGCGCCCTGCGGTTCCTGCTGACCCGGTTGTATGACTGGATCAATCACGACACGGCGGCCTTCGTTCAACCGAAGGACCCGAAACAATTTCTGGGCCGGCTGCGGTTTCACCAGCAGGTGGATGGCCCCGGCGCCTACGGCGTCAGCTTCGAGGATGTATGCCCATGA